Proteins found in one Nostoc sp. NIES-3756 genomic segment:
- the rpsP gene encoding 30S ribosomal protein S16 — MIKLRLKRFGKKREASYRIVAANDLSRRDGRPLEELGFYNPRTDEVRLDVPGIVKRLQQGAQPTDTVRRILEKQNVFEQVRATAAES, encoded by the coding sequence ATGATCAAACTGCGCTTGAAGCGATTCGGTAAAAAGCGGGAAGCGAGCTACCGCATTGTTGCTGCCAACGACCTCTCTCGCCGTGATGGCCGCCCCTTGGAAGAATTGGGTTTCTATAATCCCAGAACCGATGAAGTACGATTGGATGTTCCAGGCATCGTTAAGCGACTACAACAAGGCGCTCAACCCACAGACACCGTACGTCGCATCTTAGAAAAACAAAATGTTTTTGAACAGGTCAGAGCAACAGCAGCCGAATCATAG
- the rpsU gene encoding 30S ribosomal protein S21 translates to MAEVRLGENESIDSAIRRFKKKIQKAGILSEVKRRERYEKPSLRRKRKAEAARKGGRY, encoded by the coding sequence GTGGCTGAAGTTCGTTTGGGTGAAAATGAGTCTATTGACTCGGCAATTAGACGTTTTAAAAAGAAAATTCAAAAAGCCGGGATTTTATCCGAAGTTAAACGTCGGGAAAGATACGAGAAACCTAGCCTGCGTCGCAAGCGCAAAGCAGAAGCTGCACGCAAGGGTGGGCGCTACTAA
- a CDS encoding KH domain-containing protein, protein MFLNRSEQQQPNHSLTTNSQTASPNYVGLVKFLMQPFLEAPESLSVDCEISSTLKRAWIRIAFESADKGKVFGRGGRNIQAIRTVLAAAAELTGQSVYLDIYGSTTPGREGMSVEEDQQERRPPPRSRERSGNAPRPIVKPRTN, encoded by the coding sequence ATGTTTTTGAACAGGTCAGAGCAACAGCAGCCGAATCATAGTCTGACGACTAACTCACAAACAGCTAGTCCCAATTACGTTGGGCTAGTCAAGTTTTTGATGCAGCCGTTTTTAGAAGCCCCAGAGTCTTTAAGCGTCGATTGTGAAATTTCTTCCACCCTCAAACGGGCTTGGATTCGCATCGCCTTTGAAAGTGCCGATAAAGGAAAAGTGTTTGGTAGAGGAGGACGCAATATTCAGGCGATTCGGACAGTGCTTGCTGCTGCGGCAGAGCTTACTGGACAATCAGTTTACCTGGATATATACGGTAGCACCACTCCAGGGCGAGAAGGAATGTCTGTTGAGGAAGACCAACAAGAACGCAGACCTCCGCCAAGATCACGAGAAAGAAGTGGCAATGCACCGCGACCAATTGTGAAGCCGCGCACTAACTAG
- the ffh gene encoding signal recognition particle protein — MFDALADRLESAWKKLRGQDKISDSNIQDALREVRRALLEADVNLQVVKDFISEVEAKAQGAEVVKGVRPDQQFIKIVYDELVQVMGEENVPLAETEEKPTIVLMAGLQGTGKTTATAKLALHLRKIDRSCLLVATDVYRPAAIDQLITLGKQIDVPVFELGSDADPVEIARQGVERAKAEGVNTVIIDTAGRLQIDEDMMAELARIKATVQPHETLLVVDSMTGQEAANLTRTFHEQIGITGAILTKMDGDSRGGAALSVRQISGAPIKFVGVGEKVEALQPFYPDRMASRILGMGDVLTLVEKAQEEFDLADAEKMQEKILSAKFDFTDFVKQLRLLKNMGSLGGILKMIPGMGKLSDDQLKQGETQLKRCESMINSMTLQERRDPDLLASSPSRRKRIAAGSGYKESDVNKLVADFQKMRSLMQQMGQGNFPGMPGMFGGGGMGNAYAGAGRSAAPGWRGYNGGGAGAKKKKPKDKKKKGFGNL; from the coding sequence ATGTTTGACGCATTAGCCGACCGTTTAGAATCCGCCTGGAAAAAACTGCGCGGACAAGATAAAATTTCCGACTCTAATATTCAAGATGCTTTGCGGGAAGTGCGCCGCGCCCTGTTGGAAGCAGATGTTAACCTGCAAGTAGTCAAAGATTTTATTAGCGAAGTTGAAGCCAAAGCGCAGGGAGCCGAAGTTGTCAAAGGCGTGCGTCCTGACCAGCAGTTCATCAAGATAGTCTACGATGAACTGGTACAGGTGATGGGGGAGGAGAATGTTCCCCTGGCGGAAACTGAAGAAAAGCCCACAATCGTATTGATGGCTGGGTTACAAGGTACTGGTAAAACCACAGCCACAGCTAAGTTAGCCTTACATTTACGCAAAATAGATCGCAGTTGTTTGTTGGTAGCCACAGACGTATATCGTCCAGCCGCTATTGACCAGTTGATTACCTTGGGTAAACAAATTGATGTACCCGTATTTGAACTGGGAAGCGACGCAGACCCAGTAGAAATTGCCCGTCAAGGCGTGGAACGTGCTAAAGCCGAAGGCGTGAACACAGTTATTATTGATACGGCTGGTCGTCTGCAAATTGACGAGGATATGATGGCGGAATTAGCCCGGATCAAAGCCACCGTCCAACCCCACGAAACCCTACTGGTAGTGGACTCAATGACGGGTCAAGAAGCCGCCAACCTCACCCGTACCTTCCACGAGCAAATAGGCATTACAGGAGCAATTCTCACCAAGATGGATGGTGATAGCCGGGGTGGTGCGGCGTTGTCAGTACGCCAGATTTCCGGCGCACCAATTAAATTCGTGGGTGTGGGCGAAAAAGTCGAAGCCCTACAACCCTTTTATCCAGACCGGATGGCCTCCCGGATCTTGGGTATGGGTGACGTTTTGACCTTGGTAGAAAAAGCCCAGGAAGAATTTGACTTAGCTGATGCCGAGAAAATGCAGGAGAAAATCCTGTCAGCGAAGTTTGACTTTACCGACTTCGTGAAGCAACTGCGGCTGTTAAAGAATATGGGGTCGCTGGGGGGTATCCTCAAAATGATTCCAGGGATGGGCAAGCTTTCTGATGACCAGTTAAAGCAGGGAGAAACCCAGCTTAAGCGGTGCGAGTCCATGATTAATTCCATGACCTTGCAAGAACGCCGCGACCCTGATTTACTAGCTAGTTCCCCCAGCCGCCGGAAAAGAATTGCTGCTGGCTCCGGTTATAAAGAGTCAGATGTGAATAAACTAGTGGCAGATTTCCAAAAAATGCGATCGCTCATGCAGCAAATGGGTCAAGGTAACTTCCCCGGAATGCCCGGAATGTTCGGCGGTGGCGGTATGGGTAACGCCTATGCTGGCGCAGGTCGTTCCGCAGCCCCCGGCTGGCGAGGCTACAACGGCGGCGGTGCAGGTGCTAAAAAGAAAAAACCCAAAGACAAAAAGAAAAAAGGCTTTGGAAATCTTTAG